One window of Streptomyces sp. SUK 48 genomic DNA carries:
- the rplM gene encoding 50S ribosomal protein L13 has translation MRTYSPKPGDVTRQWHVIDAQDVVLGRLATTAASLLRGKHKAIYAPHVDTGDFVVIINADKVHLSGNKRIQKMAYRHSGYPGGLRSVRYDDLLANNPEKAVEKAVKGMLPKNTLGRQMLSKLKVYKGDQHPHAAQQPVPFEITQVAQ, from the coding sequence GTGCGTACGTACAGCCCCAAGCCCGGCGATGTGACGCGCCAGTGGCACGTTATCGACGCTCAGGACGTCGTCCTGGGTCGTCTCGCCACCACTGCCGCGTCCCTGCTCCGGGGCAAGCACAAGGCGATCTACGCGCCTCACGTCGACACCGGTGACTTCGTCGTCATCATCAACGCCGACAAGGTGCACCTGTCCGGCAACAAGCGGATCCAGAAGATGGCGTACCGCCACTCCGGCTACCCGGGCGGTCTGCGCTCGGTCCGCTACGACGACCTGCTGGCGAACAACCCCGAGAAGGCCGTCGAGAAGGCCGTCAAGGGCATGCTCCCCAAGAACACTCTGGGCCGTCAGATGCTCTCGAAGCTGAAGGTCTACAAGGGTGACCAGCACCCCCACGCTGCCCAGCAGCCGGTGCCGTTCGAGATCACCCAGGTCGCGCAGTAA
- the glmM gene encoding phosphoglucosamine mutase — MGRLFGTDGVRGVANADLTAEMALGLSVAAAHVLAEAGTFAGHRPKAVVGRDPRASGEFLEAAVAAGLASAGVDVLMVGVLPTPAVAHLTGALGADLGVMLSASHNAMPDNGIKFFARGGHKLADELEDRIEAVYESHRHGEPWERPTGAGVGRLRPYDEGFEQYVGHLMAALPNRLDGLKIVLDEAHGAASGVSPEVFTRAGAQVVTIGAEPDGLNINDGCGSTHLGQLKAAVVEHGADLGIAHDGDADRCLAVDHTGEEVDGDQILAVLALAMRERSALRADTVVATVMSNLGFKLAMEKAGIQLVQTAVGDRYVLEEMKQHGYALGGEQSGHVIILDHATTGDGTLTGLLLAARVAQSGRSLRELASVMERLPQVLINVPDVDKSRVRTSADLAAAVSEAERELGSTGRVLLRPSGTEPLVRVMVEAADIEQARSVASRLADAVKSALG, encoded by the coding sequence GTGGGACGACTCTTCGGCACGGACGGCGTGCGCGGTGTCGCCAACGCGGATCTGACCGCGGAGATGGCCCTCGGCCTCTCCGTGGCCGCGGCGCATGTGCTGGCCGAGGCGGGTACCTTCGCGGGCCACCGGCCGAAGGCCGTGGTCGGTCGGGACCCGCGCGCGTCCGGGGAGTTCCTGGAGGCCGCGGTGGCCGCGGGCCTGGCGAGCGCGGGCGTGGACGTCCTGATGGTCGGCGTGCTGCCGACGCCGGCGGTGGCCCACCTCACCGGCGCGCTCGGCGCCGACCTCGGCGTGATGCTCTCCGCGAGCCACAACGCCATGCCGGACAACGGGATCAAGTTCTTCGCCCGCGGCGGCCACAAGCTCGCCGACGAGCTGGAGGACCGGATCGAGGCGGTCTACGAGTCCCACCGGCACGGTGAGCCCTGGGAGCGGCCGACGGGCGCCGGGGTCGGGCGGCTGCGCCCGTACGACGAGGGTTTCGAGCAGTACGTCGGCCATCTGATGGCGGCGCTGCCCAACCGGCTCGACGGGCTGAAGATCGTCCTGGACGAAGCGCACGGCGCGGCCTCGGGGGTCTCGCCGGAGGTGTTCACCCGGGCCGGCGCGCAGGTCGTCACGATCGGCGCGGAGCCGGACGGCCTCAACATCAACGACGGCTGCGGCTCGACCCATCTCGGTCAGCTGAAGGCGGCCGTGGTCGAGCACGGCGCGGATCTCGGTATCGCGCACGACGGTGACGCCGACCGGTGCCTCGCGGTGGACCACACCGGCGAGGAGGTCGACGGCGACCAGATCCTCGCGGTGCTGGCGCTGGCGATGCGGGAGCGCTCCGCGCTGCGGGCCGACACCGTGGTGGCGACCGTGATGTCCAACCTCGGCTTCAAGCTGGCGATGGAGAAGGCCGGTATCCAGCTGGTGCAGACCGCGGTCGGCGACCGGTACGTGCTGGAGGAGATGAAGCAGCACGGGTACGCGCTCGGCGGCGAGCAGTCCGGGCATGTGATCATCCTCGATCACGCGACGACGGGTGACGGGACGCTGACCGGGCTGCTGCTGGCGGCGCGGGTCGCGCAGAGCGGTCGTAGCCTGCGCGAACTGGCGTCCGTGATGGAGCGGTTGCCGCAGGTGCTGATCAATGTGCCGGACGTGGACAAGTCGCGGGTGCGGACGTCCGCCGACCTGGCCGCGGCGGTCTCCGAGGCCGAGCGTGAACTGGGCTCCACGGGGCGGGTGTTGCTGCGGCCCTCGGGCACGGAGCCGCTGGTGCGGGTCATGGTCGAGGCGGCGGACATCGAGCAGGCGCGGTCGGTCGCGTCGCGTCTGGCCGATGCGGTGAAGTCCGCGCTCGGATAG
- the rpsI gene encoding 30S ribosomal protein S9, giving the protein MAETTAEQPLEELDIDSYTTESEVPVEGEYTSESMASRFGEPQPAAGLGRRKNAIARVRIVPGTGKWKINGRTLEDYFPNKVHQQEVNEPFKVLELEGRYDVIARIAGGGVSGQAGALRLGVARALNEADVDNNRGALKKAGFLRRDDRAVERKKAGLKKARKAPQYSKR; this is encoded by the coding sequence GTGGCCGAGACCACTGCCGAGCAGCCGCTCGAAGAGCTTGACATCGACAGCTACACCACCGAGTCCGAGGTCCCCGTCGAGGGTGAGTACACCTCGGAGTCCATGGCCTCCCGCTTCGGCGAGCCCCAGCCGGCCGCCGGCCTGGGCCGTCGCAAGAACGCCATTGCCCGCGTCCGGATCGTCCCGGGCACCGGCAAGTGGAAGATCAACGGCCGCACCCTCGAGGACTACTTCCCGAACAAGGTGCACCAGCAGGAGGTCAACGAGCCCTTCAAGGTGCTCGAGCTCGAGGGCCGTTACGACGTCATCGCCCGCATCGCGGGTGGCGGCGTCTCCGGTCAGGCCGGTGCGCTCCGTCTCGGTGTCGCCCGTGCGCTGAACGAGGCGGACGTCGACAACAACCGTGGTGCCCTGAAGAAGGCCGGCTTCCTGCGCCGCGACGACCGCGCGGTCGAGCGGAAGAAGGCCGGTCTGAAGAAGGCCCGCAAGGCTCCGCAGTACAGCAAGCGCTAA
- a CDS encoding DUF389 domain-containing protein, protein MLHLRLICPAGRTDEVVRLIEGTVGTAHLAVIAGAARDPAGDLVMCDVAREAGDTLIAGLRRLGLDDTGSIAVENIDLSLSRRADRAERDAPGEGADAVLWEGLTEATHEESTLSVTYLAFITLATMIAACGVVLDNAVLIVGAMAVGPEFGPLAGICTAMVRRHPRLALRSGTALLVGFAVAMAVTGGFSLFMDAVGLFHRSALEGRRPNTAFVYAPDAFSFIVALLAGVAGTLSLTSAKSAALVGVAISVTTVPAAANAAVALAYGDMSQTLGSTEQLLLNLLGITLAGTLTLLAQQFLWKRRQQRP, encoded by the coding sequence ATGCTGCATCTGCGCCTGATCTGCCCGGCCGGACGGACCGACGAGGTGGTGCGACTGATCGAGGGAACGGTCGGCACCGCACACCTCGCGGTGATAGCGGGGGCCGCCCGCGATCCGGCCGGTGACCTGGTGATGTGCGATGTCGCGCGGGAGGCGGGCGACACGCTCATCGCCGGGCTGCGGCGCCTGGGCCTGGACGACACCGGCTCCATCGCCGTGGAGAACATCGACCTGTCGCTGTCCCGGCGCGCCGACCGGGCGGAGCGGGACGCCCCGGGCGAGGGCGCGGACGCGGTGCTGTGGGAGGGCCTGACCGAGGCCACCCACGAGGAGTCGACCCTCTCGGTCACCTACCTCGCCTTCATCACGCTGGCCACGATGATCGCGGCCTGCGGTGTGGTGCTGGACAACGCCGTCCTGATCGTCGGCGCGATGGCCGTGGGACCGGAGTTCGGCCCGCTGGCCGGTATCTGCACGGCCATGGTCCGCCGCCACCCGCGCCTGGCGCTGCGCTCGGGGACCGCGCTGCTCGTGGGCTTCGCGGTGGCGATGGCGGTGACGGGCGGCTTCAGCCTCTTCATGGACGCCGTCGGCCTGTTCCACCGCTCCGCCCTGGAGGGCCGGCGCCCCAACACCGCGTTCGTCTACGCCCCCGACGCCTTCTCGTTCATCGTGGCGCTGCTGGCGGGCGTGGCCGGCACCCTCTCGCTGACCTCCGCCAAGTCGGCCGCCCTCGTGGGCGTGGCCATCTCGGTCACCACGGTCCCGGCCGCCGCCAACGCGGCCGTCGCCCTCGCCTACGGCGACATGTCCCAGACCCTGGGCTCGACCGAGCAACTGCTGCTGAACCTGCTGGGCATCACCCTGGCGGGCACCCTGACGCTGCTGGCCCAGCAGTTCCTCTGGAAACGGCGGCAGCAGCGCCCTTAG